The following are encoded in a window of Plasmodium vivax chromosome 10, whole genome shotgun sequence genomic DNA:
- a CDS encoding 60S ribosomal protein L8, putative (encoded by transcript PVX_080405A) — protein sequence MGRVIRGQRKGRGSIFKSHNHHRKGAAKLRHLDFCEKKGYIKGLIKDIIHDPGRGAPLAKIVFKKTEKYGKKEELMVATEGMFTGQYISCGIKAPLSVGNILPIGKMPEGTLICNLEHRTGNRGTLVKASGCYATVVGQSEDGKKTKVRLPSGAKKTIDARARAMVGVVGAGGRIDKPILKAGVAHHKYRVKRNCWPKVRGVAMNPVDHPHGGGNHQHIGHPSTVSRSAPAGQKVGLIAARRTGLLRGAKKTKLVGKTED from the exons atgggaagagtTATAAGAG GCCAGAGGAAAGGAAGGGGCTCGATTTTCAAGTCCCACAACCACCACCGAAAGGGAGCCGCCAAGCTGCGCCACCTGGACTTCTGCGAAAAGAAGGGGTACATTAAGGGACTTATCAAGGACATCATCCATGACCCAGGAAGAGGAGCCCCCTTGGCAAAaatcgtttttaaaaaaacagagaAATAtggaaagaaggaagaattGATGGTAGCCACAGAAGGCATGTTCACCGGTCAGTACATTTCCTGTGGTATTAAAGCTCCACTATCCGTTGGGAACATTTTACCCATCGGAAAAATGCCTGAAGGTACTTTAATATGCAATTTAGAGCACCGCACAGGAAATAGGGGAACGTTAGTGAAAGCATCTGGATGTTACGCTACAGTTGTTGGTCAGTCTGAGGATGGGAAGAAAACCAAAGTTCGTCTACCCTCTGGTGCGAAAAAAACGATTGATGCTAGAGCCAGAGCTATGGTTGGTGTTGTGGGTGCAGGGGGAAGAATCGATAAGCCAATTTTGAAGGCTGGTGTTGCTCACCACAAGTACAGAGTTAAACGTAACTGCTGGCCTAAGGTGAGAGGTGTTGCTATGAACCCAGTTGACCATCCTCATGGTGGTGGTAATCACCAACACATTGGTCATCCTTCTACCGTTTCGAGAAGCGCGCCTGCTGGACAGAAGGTCGGTCTCATTGCGGCTAGAAGAACTGGTTTGTTGAGAGGTGCCAAGAAGACCAAGCTGGTTGGCAAAACAGAGGATTAA